The Flavobacteriales bacterium TMED191 genome contains a region encoding:
- a CDS encoding adenylosuccinate synthase (catalyzes the formation of N6-(1,2,-dicarboxyethyl)-AMP from L-aspartate, inosine monophosphate and GTP in AMP biosynthesis), with protein KFIKVCVAYNYMGQEVTHLPYDLNQSLLNPVYVTLEGWEEDISNITSKDEIPSQFNKFISFLENELKVPVSIISIGPDRSQTIFR; from the coding sequence AAATTTATTAAAGTTTGTGTTGCATATAACTATATGGGACAAGAAGTCACTCACCTACCATATGATTTAAATCAATCATTACTAAACCCTGTATATGTTACACTAGAAGGTTGGGAAGAAGACATTTCAAATATTACTTCAAAAGATGAAATACCATCTCAATTTAATAAGTTTATTTCATTTCTAGAAAATGAGCTCAAAGTTCCAGTTTCTATTATTTCGATAGGTCCTGACAGATCTCAAACAATATTTAGATGA
- a CDS encoding (Fe-S)-binding protein: MTVKTMSDMFAKGEKPEILYWVGSAGSFDDRAKKITRSFVKIMNHAKVNFGVLGTEESASGDVAKRAGNEFLFQMQALMNIEILNSYNXQRIVTTXPHDXNTLKNEYKDLGGIYEVLHHTEFIFELIKENRLTLSENLKXMRLTYHDPCYLGRGNSIFETPRKLLKSLGVQLIEMKRSKRTSFCCGAGGAQMFKEPEKGKQDININRTKEALDTNVDVIATACAFCNTMITDGVKFLAEGSVDVLDVTELIVKSENL, encoded by the coding sequence ATAACTGTTAAAACAATGTCTGATATGTTTGCAAAAGGTGAAAAGCCTGAAATTTTATATTGGGTTGGATCTGCGGGTAGTTTTGATGATAGAGCAAAAAAAATAACACGTTCTTTTGTTAAAATAATGAATCACGCAAAAGTAAATTTTGGTGTTTTAGGAACTGAAGAGTCTGCAAGCGGTGATGTAGCTAAACGTGCTGGCAATGAATTTCTTTTTCAGATGCAAGCATTAATGAATATTGAGATTTTAAATTCTTACAATNTACAACGTATTGTAACAACTTGNCCTCATGATTANAATACACTTAAAAATGAATACAAAGATTTAGGTGGTATTTATGAAGTTCTCCATCATACTGAATTTATTTTTGAATTAATTAAGGAAAACCGACTTACACTTTCTGAAAACTTGAAAGANATGAGGCTTACATATCACGACCCTTGTTATTTAGGCAGAGGGAATAGTATTTTTGAAACCCCTAGAAAATTATTAAAAAGCTTAGGTGTTCAATTAATTGAAATGAAGCGTTCTAAGCGCACTTCTTTTTGTTGTGGGGCTGGTGGCGCTCAAATGTTTAAAGAGCCAGAAAAAGGGAAACAAGACATTAATATTAATAGAACTAAAGAGGCTCTTGATACTAATGTTGATGTCATTGCAACTGCATGTGCTTTTTGCAATACAATGATTACTGACGGTGTTAAATTTTTAGCTGAGGGATCTGTTGATGTTTTAGATGTTACTGAGTTGATTGTTAAATCGGAGAATTTATAA
- a CDS encoding phosphoheptose isomerase produces the protein MXNNIKLINKTIEGKDISPVLPLEVKNYLIDIDGTICDDIPNEQAERMSTANIYPEALETLNKWYDQGHIITFFTSRLESHRSITEKWLKEHGFKYHGLLMDKPRGGNYHWIDNHMVRATRYDGKFTDLVEKNVKIQVFK, from the coding sequence ATGNTGAATAATATAAAATTAATAAATAAGACTATCGAAGGAAAAGATATTAGTCCAGTTTTACCTCTAGAAGTTAAAAACTATCTTATAGATATTGATGGTACTATTTGTGATGATATTCCTAATGAACAAGCTGAAAGAATGTCTACAGCTAATATTTACCCTGAGGCTTTAGAAACTTTAAATAAGTGGTATGATCAAGGTCATATTATTACTTTTTTTACTTCAAGATTAGAGTCTCATAGAAGTATAACTGAAAAATGGTTAAAAGAACATGGCTTTAAGTATCATGGATTATTAATGGACAAACCACGCGGAGGAAATTATCATTGGATAGATAATCACATGGTTAGAGCGACAAGGTATGATGGGAAATTTACCGATTTAGTAGAAAAAAATGTAAAAATTCAGGTTTTTAAATAA
- a CDS encoding (Fe-S)-binding protein, whose translation MFSIASFLFIIIFLSSCFLFYRNIKIIIRNIYLGKNPGAFEDSKERWKQVFFIAFGQKKMFKKPLVAILHLFVYVGFVIINLEIIEIILDGIFNTHRILFAPKWANVYRFFINFFEVCAVLVLVSVIIFLLRRNVIKIKRFFNEEMKGWPTLDGNLILIFEIFLMSAFLTMNSADLALQQTSXSHKYPNTGDFLISGLFSSFLAEQLSVKSLFILERFCWWFHIIGIFGFLNYLVISKHLHILFAFPNTYYANLKPKGQFTNMQSVTKEVKSMLDPNIDPFAETSSTQTSVERFGAKDVTDLNRVQILNAYSCTECGRCTAECPANVTGKKLSPRKIMMDVRDRIXEVGRNLDQNKSFNDKSLLHDYIKPEELWACTSCNACVEACPLNIDPLSIIIDMRRYLVMEQSQAPSELNTVFSNIENNGAPWQFAATDRLNWKNXE comes from the coding sequence ATGTTTTCAATAGCTAGTTTTTTATTTATTATTATTTTTTTAAGCTCCTGTTTTCTTTTTTACAGGAATATAAAAATCATTATTCGCAATATTTATCTTGGTAAAAATCCAGGTGCTTTTGAAGACTCTAAGGAAAGATGGAAGCAAGTTTTCTTTATAGCTTTTGGTCAAAAAAAAATGTTTAAAAAACCTTTGGTTGCAATTTTGCACCTATTTGTTTATGTCGGTTTTGTTATAATAAATTTGGAAATTATTGAAATTATTCTTGATGGTATTTTTAACACACATCGTATTTTATTTGCTCCTAAATGGGCAAATGTATATCGATTTTTTATTAATTTTTTTGAAGTTTGTGCAGTATTAGTTTTAGTATCTGTTATTATATTCTTATTGAGAAGAAATGTTATAAAAATAAAACGATTCTTCAATGAAGAAATGAAAGGTTGGCCGACTCTAGATGGGAATTTAATTTTAATTTTTGAAATATTTTTAATGTCTGCCTTTTTAACTATGAATTCAGCTGATTTGGCTTTGCAACAAACATCTTTNTCACATAAATATCCCAATACTGGTGATTTTCTTATAAGTGGATTGTTTTCCTCTTTCTTAGCCGAACAACTATCTGTAAAATCGCTTTTTATTTTAGAAAGGTTTTGTTGGTGGTTTCATATAATTGGTATTTTTGGTTTTTTAAATTATCTCGTAATTTCTAAACATCTTCATATTCTTTTTGCTTTTCCAAATACATATTATGCTAATTTAAAACCTAAGGGCCAGTTTACGAATATGCAATCAGTAACTAAGGAGGTTAAAAGTATGTTAGATCCTAATATTGATCCATTTGCTGAAACATCTTCAACACAGACTAGTGTAGAAAGATTTGGAGCAAAAGATGTGACAGATTTAAACAGAGTGCAAATTTTGAATGCATATTCATGCACCGAATGTGGTCGTTGTACTGCTGAGTGTCCTGCTAATGTTACNGGAAAAAAACTTTCTCCAAGAAAAATTATGATGGATGTGCGTGATAGAATTGANGAAGTTGGTCGCAATTTAGATCAAAATAAATCTTTTAATGATAAGTCTCTTTTACATGATTATATTAAGCCTGAAGAGTTGTGGGCTTGTACATCCTGCAATGCATGTGTTGAAGCGTGTCCTTTAAATATAGACCCTTTGTCAATTATTATTGACATGAGAAGATACTTAGTGATGGAGCAATCACAAGCACCAAGCGAACTAAATACAGTTTTCTCAAATATTGAAAATAATGGTGCTCCATGGCAGTTTGCTGCTACTGATAGATTAAATTGGAAAAATGNTGAATAA
- a CDS encoding MCE family protein — protein MVKKSNELLIGIFTCVLLVVLYWGVNFLKGENLFSNKKFFYAVYENVDGLTISRPVTINGFKVGQVANIDFNSNNADLIVEVAIEEDIPFSTNSILEIYDSDIMGSKSLELKFKSGNQMAKSGDTLVGSIASGLTSEVTEQFGSVKIGLDQLIISFDNVLKEIEILSSTANRLLTNNENQLLASVNNIESVSSVIESHTKSIDKIILNFSQITDSLSQIEYVSISNNMLKISKQLESILENVNNAEGTFGKVLHQDSIYNNLNTVINSMDNLLVDIQNNPKKYINLSIWGNDKKNSK, from the coding sequence ATTGTGAAAAAATCTAATGAATTATTAATAGGGATATTTACTTGTGTCTTGTTAGTTGTTTTATATTGGGGAGTCAATTTTTTAAAGGGCGAGAATTTATTTTCCAATAAAAAATTTTTCTATGCTGTTTATGAAAATGTTGATGGATTAACTATATCTAGGCCTGTTACAATTAATGGTTTTAAAGTAGGTCAAGTCGCTAATATCGATTTTAACTCCAATAATGCAGATTTAATTGTTGAAGTTGCCATCGAAGAAGATATTCCATTTTCAACTAATTCAATTTTAGAAATTTATGATTCTGATATTATGGGTTCCAAATCTTTAGAATTAAAATTTAAATCTGGAAATCAAATGGCAAAAAGTGGTGATACTTTAGTAGGTTCCATCGCATCTGGTTTGACAAGTGAAGTGACTGAGCAATTTGGGTCTGTTAAAATAGGTTTAGATCAATTGATAATTTCATTTGATAATGTTTTAAAAGAAATTGAAATTTTATCTTCCACTGCTAACAGATTATTAACTAATAATGAAAATCAGCTTTTAGCAAGTGTTAATAATATTGAGTCAGTATCCAGTGTGATTGAATCACACACTAAATCCATTGATAAAATAATACTTAACTTTTCTCAAATTACAGATAGTCTTTCACAAATTGAATATGTGTCTATTTCTAATAATATGTTAAAAATCTCAAAACAGTTAGAATCAATACTTGAAAATGTAAATAATGCTGAGGGTACTTTCGGAAAAGTGTTACATCAGGATTCTATTTATAATAATCTAAATACAGTTATTAATAGTATGGATAATTTGTTAGTTGATATACAAAATAATCCTAAAAAATATATTAATCTGTCTATATGGGGCAATGATAAAAAAAATAGTAAATAG
- a CDS encoding N-acetylmuramoyl-L-alanine amidase encodes MVHSFVFAQNNELGINKIVIDPGHGGKDPGNGGTGRYHNTEKDVVLDISLLLGKYLKDAFPEISIIYTRDSDTFVKLSERTRIANEAQADLFLSIHCDAFHDQKVYGSTTYVMGLHKTESNLNVAIRENSSILMENNYEANYEGFNPSEPESYIALSMYQSNHLYNSLLIASKIQNQFKTRVNRKDRGVKQAGFMVISRATMPSVLIELGFLTNKVEEDFLNSKNGKIYMASAIFRAIKEYKLELEALILENYTSKKETHELYFSVQFLTSVTPVDFKGLSIQNHELINSFHDGDFYKYSYGKVETLKEINSLKEQLLSYGYNDFFTIAILNGDKISLADALLILK; translated from the coding sequence ATTGTTCATTCCTTTGTGTTTGCACAAAATAATGAATTAGGAATTAATAAAATAGTTATTGATCCAGGTCATGGAGGAAAAGATCCTGGTAACGGTGGAACAGGACGTTATCATAATACCGAAAAGGATGTAGTTTTAGATATTTCATTATTATTAGGAAAATATTTAAAAGATGCGTTTCCAGAAATTTCTATTATTTATACAAGAGATTCTGATACTTTTGTTAAGTTATCAGAAAGAACAAGGATTGCTAATGAGGCACAAGCCGATTTATTTCTCTCAATTCATTGTGACGCTTTTCACGATCAAAAAGTGTATGGTTCAACTACTTATGTGATGGGTTTGCATAAAACAGAAAGTAATTTAAATGTTGCTATAAGGGAAAATTCATCAATTTTAATGGAAAATAATTATGAAGCTAACTATGAGGGTTTTAATCCGTCAGAACCTGAATCTTATATTGCTCTTTCAATGTACCAATCTAATCATTTGTATAACAGTTTATTAATTGCTAGTAAAATTCAAAATCAATTTAAAACACGCGTAAATAGAAAGGATAGGGGAGTAAAACAAGCTGGTTTTATGGTTATTAGTAGAGCTACGATGCCTAGTGTTTTAATAGAATTGGGATTTTTAACCAATAAGGTCGAAGAAGACTTTTTAAACTCTAAAAATGGAAAAATTTATATGGCATCTGCAATCTTTAGAGCAATCAAAGAATATAAATTAGAACTAGAGGCATTGATTTTAGAAAATTACACATCTAAAAAGGAAACTCATGAATTATATTTCAGTGTGCAATTTCTTACTTCAGTCACACCAGTAGATTTCAAGGGTCTATCAATTCAAAATCATGAGTTAATAAATAGTTTTCATGATGGTGATTTTTACAAATATAGTTATGGAAAAGTAGAGACACTAAAAGAAATAAATTCTTTAAAAGAACAATTGCTTTCATATGGCTACAATGATTTTTTTACTATAGCAATTTTAAATGGAGATAAAATATCATTAGCAGATGCATTATTAATTTTAAAGTAA
- a CDS encoding LPS-assembly protein LptD, which translates to MKIRLKYFKLLMMVVLCIPSILFCQKNPPSDLTYFAQDSIIYDLKNSKVFLYKDAKVNYNKTQLNSSFISIDFNKNILYAIGTYDTLGNYINTPILKDDNKIYRADTIIYNYKTKKAKITTLLTEEEGGFLHGDKIKKEDEKTYYLKHGKYTTCDLDEPHFFINAKKLKLIAGEKIITGPANLILGDLPTPLVIPFGIFPITNERSSGIIMPTYGESTTLGYHLRDLGYHFSINEYLNLSLTGDIYTKGSWRISKTSQYKKRYKYNGSIRINYAKTKISEPNMPNYSLAKDFKITWQHKQDPKSHPNNQFSALVNLASSTYNRNNAYNADYLQNTLSSNISFQRSWDNKPYNLSVNMRHNQNTINKQVDLTMPELLFSINRLFPFKNSIKKTWYKNLGISYSLNAKNTLSAPDSLIFKNTNQNLKNGVKHSIPISTSFNLFKYINVNPSIQYSERWYFTKKEKSWDSQNQLINTDTTGGFWALREFRFSTQINTKIYGFYSTKKKKFRHVLTPSLTYTYKPDFSDEKFGIYSELETDNQTETYSYFQGGIYGIPSSIKQNLLSVNFNNNLELKINKNGEEKKIKIIENLSINNSYNHAADSLRLSNINMNFRTKLFNKLILKLNSSLDPYKLNENGIKVDELLLKNGQIGRLTNVNFDISFDLNNSKIKKQSELLTNDEINYINENIDYFVDFSVPWSLKLYYNFSYNKPGIEKNIIQSINFNGDINITEKWKVGFRSGYDLKNRDFTYTSIDIYRDLHCWEMTFNWIPLGFHQSYNFAIRVKSSILQDLKLTKKKSFYDY; encoded by the coding sequence TTGAAAATTCGATTAAAATATTTTAAATTATTAATGATGGTAGTACTATGTATTCCATCTATATTATTTTGTCAAAAAAATCCACCTTCAGATTTAACATATTTTGCACAAGATTCAATTATATATGATCTAAAAAATAGTAAAGTTTTCCTTTATAAGGATGCAAAAGTAAATTACAATAAGACTCAATTAAATTCAAGTTTCATATCTATTGATTTCAATAAGAACATATTGTATGCAATTGGCACATATGATACATTAGGAAACTACATTAATACACCTATACTAAAAGATGACAATAAAATCTATAGGGCTGATACTATTATCTATAATTATAAGACTAAAAAAGCAAAAATAACTACACTTTTGACAGAGGAAGAAGGAGGTTTTTTACATGGAGATAAAATAAAAAAAGAAGATGAAAAAACATATTATTTAAAGCATGGTAAATATACAACATGTGATTTAGATGAACCTCATTTTTTTATTAATGCGAAAAAATTAAAATTAATTGCAGGTGAAAAAATTATTACAGGACCAGCAAATTTAATATTAGGCGATTTACCAACTCCCCTAGTTATTCCTTTTGGTATTTTTCCAATTACAAATGAAAGATCCTCTGGAATTATTATGCCAACATATGGTGAATCTACAACTTTGGGTTATCATCTAAGAGATTTAGGTTATCACTTTAGTATTAATGAATATCTAAATTTATCACTAACTGGAGATATATATACTAAAGGTAGTTGGAGAATAAGTAAAACATCTCAATATAAAAAGAGATACAAGTATAATGGTAGTATTAGAATTAATTATGCTAAAACAAAAATTAGTGAGCCTAATATGCCAAACTATAGTTTGGCAAAAGATTTTAAAATAACCTGGCAACATAAACAAGACCCTAAGTCACACCCCAACAATCAATTCTCTGCATTGGTTAATTTGGCAAGTAGTACATATAATCGTAACAATGCATATAATGCAGACTATCTTCAAAATACATTAAGTTCAAACATATCTTTTCAAAGAAGTTGGGACAATAAACCTTATAACCTTTCGGTCAATATGCGACACAATCAAAATACGATAAATAAACAAGTAGACTTAACCATGCCGGAATTATTATTTTCTATTAATAGACTGTTCCCTTTTAAAAATTCTATCAAAAAAACATGGTACAAAAACTTAGGTATTAGCTATAGTTTAAATGCTAAAAACACATTATCAGCCCCTGATAGTCTAATTTTTAAAAATACAAATCAAAATCTGAAAAATGGGGTAAAACATAGTATTCCTATATCTACATCATTTAATTTGTTTAAATACATTAATGTAAATCCTTCTATTCAATATAGTGAGAGATGGTACTTTACAAAAAAAGAAAAAAGTTGGGATTCTCAAAATCAATTAATCAATACAGATACAACAGGGGGTTTCTGGGCATTAAGAGAATTTAGATTTTCCACTCAAATTAATACAAAAATTTATGGTTTTTATTCAACTAAAAAGAAAAAATTTAGACATGTTTTAACACCTTCACTAACATATACTTATAAACCTGACTTCTCGGATGAAAAATTTGGAATATATAGTGAGCTAGAAACTGATAATCAAACTGAAACATATTCTTATTTTCAAGGGGGTATTTACGGTATTCCAAGTTCAATAAAACAAAATCTACTTAGTGTTAATTTTAATAATAATCTTGAGTTAAAAATTAATAAAAACGGAGAAGAAAAAAAAATAAAAATTATTGAAAATCTAAGTATAAATAACAGCTATAATCATGCAGCTGACAGTCTACGTTTAAGTAATATTAATATGAATTTTAGAACAAAATTATTTAATAAATTAATTTTAAAATTAAACAGTTCATTAGATCCTTATAAATTAAACGAAAATGGTATAAAAGTTGACGAACTTTTATTAAAAAATGGACAAATTGGAAGATTAACTAATGTAAATTTTGACATCAGTTTTGATTTAAATAATTCAAAAATCAAAAAACAATCAGAACTGCTGACCAATGATGAAATAAACTATATAAATGAAAATATCGATTATTTTGTAGATTTTTCAGTCCCCTGGTCGCTAAAATTATACTATAATTTCTCATATAACAAGCCCGGAATTGAGAAAAATATAATTCAGTCAATTAATTTTAACGGTGATATTAATATCACTGAAAAGTGGAAAGTTGGATTTCGTTCTGGATATGATTTAAAAAATCGAGACTTTACTTATACATCAATAGATATTTACCGTGATTTACATTGTTGGGAAATGACCTTTAACTGGATTCCTTTAGGATTTCACCAAAGTTATAATTTTGCAATCAGAGTCAAATCATCAATACTTCAAGATTTGAAATTAACAAAGAAGAAAAGTTTTTATGATTATTAG
- a CDS encoding aminodeoxychorismate/anthranilate synthase component II has translation MKLLIIDNYDSFTFNLSHICQQFINHVDVIRVDCIDVSQVEQYDKIILSPGPGLPSVKLIEIINKFYQHKTILGVCLGAQAIAEALGCRLYNMKQVMHGKKSVISIVDESHKIYRSLEKNITVGRYHSWAIDLSNNKCLIPTAFDEFNIVMSFRHENYSLCGVQYHPESILTNFGEHILKNWLTD, from the coding sequence ATGAAACTACTAATAATTGATAATTACGATTCATTTACATTTAATTTAAGTCACATTTGTCAGCAATTTATTAATCATGTTGATGTTATCAGAGTTGATTGTATTGATGTAAGTCAGGTTGAACAATATGACAAAATTATCTTATCTCCCGGTCCTGGTTTACCCTCGGTTAAACTTATAGAAATTATTAATAAATTTTATCAACATAAAACAATTCTTGGGGTTTGTTTAGGTGCTCAAGCAATTGCTGAGGCACTAGGTTGTAGGTTATATAATATGAAACAAGTTATGCATGGTAAAAAGTCTGTTATTTCTATTGTAGACGAAAGTCATAAAATATATAGATCTTTAGAAAAGAATATTACAGTTGGTAGATATCATTCTTGGGCTATTGATTTATCAAATAATAAATGTCTTATACCAACCGCTTTTGATGAATTTAATATTGTGATGTCATTTAGACATGAAAATTATTCTTTATGTGGCGTACAATATCATCCAGAGTCGATTTTAACAAATTTTGGCGAGCATATTTTAAAAAACTGGCTTACAGACTAA
- a CDS encoding RidA family protein — MKQKIYSNNAPTPIGPYSQAIIANNMIYLSGQIAINPKTNLIITDSIESETNMVLKNIQNILKEKECSMDEIVKCTIFLKDMSKFDKVNKVYEKHFQPPYPARETVQVSCLPKNVNIEISVIAMTK, encoded by the coding sequence ATGAAACAGAAAATCTACTCAAACAATGCACCAACTCCAATTGGTCCTTACAGTCAAGCTATTATAGCAAACAATATGATATATTTATCTGGACAAATTGCAATTAATCCAAAAACAAATTTAATAATTACAGACTCAATAGAGTCAGAAACAAATATGGTTTTAAAAAATATCCAAAACATTTTAAAAGAAAAAGAATGTTCAATGGATGAAATTGTTAAATGCACCATCTTCTTAAAAGATATGAGCAAATTCGACAAAGTTAATAAGGTTTACGAAAAACACTTTCAACCTCCATATCCAGCTAGAGAAACAGTTCAGGTTAGCTGTTTACCAAAAAATGTAAATATTGAAATATCTGTAATTGCAATGACTAAATAA
- the lpdA gene encoding dihydrolipoyl dehydrogenase — translation MDFDIIVLGSGPGGYVAAIRASQLGLKTAIIEKENLGGICLNWGCIPTKALLKSAQVYDYIKNANDFGINIEKANPDFPNIIQRSRNVADNMSKGINFLMKKNKISVIYGHGTLIDKNKIEVIGQNNSSETYTGKNIIIATGARSRQLPNIKQDGKHIIGYREAMNLKEKPESIIIVGSGAIGVEFAYFYNAIGTKVTIVEYQSSIVPNEDRDISKELEKIFKKNGIEILTETSVDKVLIEQQSVHVEINRKNKKENIRATKLLSAVGIVSNIENIGLESLNIATSEGKITVNEYYETNLPNHFAIGDVVSGPSLAHVASAEAIICVEKIAGHNPEPLNYNNIPGCTYCSPEIASVGMTEKEAVNNGFDIKVGKFPFSASGKASASGKKEGFVKMIYDAKYGELLGAHMIGFNVTEMIAEIVAARKLETTGHEILKTVHPHPTMSEAVMEATAVAFDEVIHL, via the coding sequence ATGGATTTTGATATTATAGTTTTAGGAAGCGGTCCTGGAGGTTATGTTGCTGCAATCAGAGCATCACAATTAGGATTAAAAACCGCAATTATTGAAAAAGAAAACCTTGGTGGAATTTGTTTAAATTGGGGGTGTATCCCGACCAAGGCGCTCCTAAAAAGTGCTCAAGTATATGACTACATTAAAAATGCAAATGACTTTGGAATAAATATTGAAAAAGCAAATCCTGATTTTCCAAACATTATACAAAGAAGTAGAAATGTTGCAGATAACATGAGTAAAGGAATCAATTTTCTAATGAAAAAAAATAAAATATCTGTTATTTATGGTCATGGAACTTTAATAGATAAAAACAAAATAGAGGTTATTGGTCAAAATAATTCATCTGAAACATACACAGGCAAAAACATAATTATTGCAACAGGAGCTAGATCTAGACAACTTCCAAATATAAAACAAGACGGCAAACATATTATTGGTTACCGTGAAGCAATGAACTTAAAAGAAAAACCAGAATCAATTATAATTGTTGGTTCAGGCGCAATTGGAGTTGAGTTTGCATATTTTTATAATGCAATTGGCACTAAGGTAACAATTGTAGAATATCAATCTTCAATTGTTCCTAATGAAGATAGAGATATCTCTAAAGAACTTGAGAAAATTTTCAAAAAAAATGGCATTGAAATTCTTACAGAGACTTCAGTTGATAAAGTACTCATAGAACAACAATCTGTTCATGTTGAAATAAATAGAAAAAATAAAAAAGAGAACATAAGGGCAACTAAATTGCTATCTGCTGTAGGAATTGTCTCCAATATTGAAAACATAGGCTTAGAATCGTTAAATATAGCTACAAGTGAAGGAAAAATTACTGTAAATGAATACTACGAAACTAATCTGCCTAATCATTTTGCGATTGGTGATGTTGTTTCTGGTCCTTCTTTGGCCCATGTTGCTTCTGCAGAAGCTATTATTTGTGTTGAGAAAATTGCCGGACATAATCCTGAACCGCTAAATTATAATAATATCCCAGGTTGCACATATTGTTCACCTGAAATTGCCTCTGTAGGAATGACAGAAAAAGAAGCCGTAAATAACGGCTTTGACATTAAAGTAGGTAAATTTCCCTTTTCTGCATCAGGAAAAGCTAGTGCTTCTGGGAAAAAAGAAGGTTTTGTAAAAATGATTTATGATGCAAAATATGGGGAACTATTAGGCGCTCATATGATTGGTTTCAATGTAACTGAAATGATTGCAGAAATTGTAGCAGCAAGGAAACTTGAAACAACAGGTCATGAAATTTTAAAAACTGTACACCCTCACCCAACAATGAGCGAAGCAGTTATGGAAGCAACAGCTGTTGCATTTGATGAAGTAATTCATCTTTAA
- a CDS encoding CAP domain-containing protein, giving the protein MLRYVFLVCSFCFINCQLFAQNINFLNLFTSTQIKAANTAKAVSYLSIEEKKVFLIINLARMNPQIFNEVLINYKGIPNYSNDFIQNRKYVRSLSKNLLEIEALEPIYPSKELWLLAKCHAIKSGKKGLLGHKRTGCKELVYRQSECCSYGLEFAVDIVIQLLIDHNIVDLGHRKIILDKRQRYLGVSIKSHKQYRYNAVLDFSF; this is encoded by the coding sequence ATGTTAAGATATGTTTTTTTAGTGTGTTCATTTTGTTTTATTAATTGTCAATTATTTGCTCAAAATATTAATTTTTTAAATTTATTTACAAGCACTCAAATTAAAGCTGCAAATACAGCAAAAGCAGTTTCATATTTGTCAATCGAAGAAAAAAAAGTATTTCTTATTATTAACTTAGCAAGAATGAATCCCCAAATCTTTAACGAAGTATTAATTAATTATAAAGGAATTCCAAATTATTCAAATGATTTTATTCAAAATCGTAAATATGTGCGTTCTCTTTCTAAAAATTTACTTGAAATCGAGGCATTGGAGCCTATTTATCCAAGCAAAGAGTTATGGCTGCTAGCTAAATGTCATGCGATTAAGTCTGGTAAAAAAGGTTTGTTAGGTCATAAAAGAACTGGATGTAAAGAATTAGTCTATCGTCAATCAGAATGCTGTAGTTATGGTCTTGAATTTGCTGTAGATATAGTAATACAATTATTAATTGATCACAATATTGTTGACTTAGGTCATAGGAAGATTATTCTCGATAAAAGACAAAGATATTTAGGAGTCTCTATTAAAAGTCACAAACAATATAGATACAATGCAGTTTTAGATTTTTCTTTTTAA